The DNA region AGGTACGGATTCAAGCGGCGTTTCTGCCAAGCGGGAATCCAATTCCTGTTCCTTCACAGCTGTCGCAGCTGCAGGCGGCATACCCACCATATCCTCGGTATTGATTCGTCTTCCGGAAACTTCATCAAAGGTATCCATATCTCCTTCAGGAACCTCCGTTTCCGGTGGAATATCACGTAACCTCTGATATCGGTCGTAATAGCGATCGCTCTCTTCATTGCTGATCGGTTTGTCTGACATAAGTAACACTCCCTTTCAGTGGGTTATATTCAATGGTTGTTTGTTTCAGTATGATTCCCTTGAGTTGCCAAAAAGCTACGACTTAAAATTTGGGAAATACATACTTGACCAGAAAGTACAGGAAACCGAAAAAAATAATGATATAAGCTGCATATTTGATAAATGTGGAAGCGACTCTGCTCGAGTCTGACTTATGTTGAATGTCTTTATGTTCTACCTCTACCGTTTTGTGTGGCTCGTTCATTCGAATCATCTCCTTAAAGGGTAAGTGTTTGCTTTGAAGAACCATTACACCTGGAAGGGAAGCTTGAATCGCCATGGGTGGTTTGCAGCATTTGATGTTTTCCCTATGTTATGATTAGACATGCAAAGTTGAGGGAGGGATTTCAATTGGATTGGTATACGCTAGGCAATATGATCACTCGAATCCGAATTGGGCAGAAGGCATCTACGCCTGGTTTTTCCCGTACCGTTATTCGCCGTCCAGATGGGCTGTTCTGGGTAGGCGGAATATGGTCAGGACAGGTTGTCCAGTTACGGGATTATCTTTTCTCAGATATATGGACCATCTATGACGATGAGGAAACGGAGCAATGGTTGGAATTCCGTACCGACGTTGAACAGAAAGAGCGTGAAATGATTGAAAACCAGTTCGAAGATTTGCGCGGTTAACAGAAAGAATCCTCGAATTTCCGATAGAGAAATGGAAAAAGAACGATATATTTACTAAAATATGAATTTTCATTTTCCTCCAAGAAGGTGACACGTTAAACCATGGCGAATGATAAATGAGAGGACTTGGGGTTAGAGAAAATAAGAACTTTGAGGTGCTGTAAATGAAAAATGTGCCCAAAGCTATCAGCATCTTATGGATGAGCCTGTTGATTATGCTCTGCTTGCCGCACGGGATAATCTCAGCAAATGCAGGAGAGGTTAAGAGACCTGTATCCATTACGGGATGGGAAGTAAAATGGGGGAACGCAAACGATCAGGGGTTCATTAGCGAGGTTCAAGGTTCGGACGAGATCTGGGAGAAGCAGAGCGCCGAAAAGATGGAATACAGCATCATTGATCCACCTTCAGGCTCGCTTTGGACTCGTGTGACTATTCCTGAAATAAGCGATGATAGCTCGGCAATTCGCTTTGAGAATATTAAAGGGAATCATATTGTAATCTACCTGGAAGATCGTAAGGTGTATGAGAACTATCATTACAATTATGATAACAATGCTGTATTGCTTCCCTTATCAAGTGAAAATTCTGGTGGAGCACTATATGTCTGGTCCGAGAATGAGAAAGGCAGACTTGGCATCTACGGAACGGTTCAGGTTGGGTCGTATGCTACATTGCAGGAAAAGTACATTCACAATGGATTACTTGATGTGATATTGGGGGCTACCTTTGTATTCACAGCCATTACCATGCTGAGCTGCACATTTTTCCTGGGCAAATTTCATAAAGGATTGTGGATTTCGCTATGCATCGTAATGGGTTCCATTGGAACAATGATCATCACCTATTCGCAATTTTTATACACGTTCTACCAGGTTTACGGTAATCTATACTCCGTATTGTTTGACTTGGCAATGCTGATGGGCATGCCTGCACTCTGTTATTTTTTTGAACAAATTATCGGACCAGGTCCTTATGGCATCTTCACCAAACTGAGAAAATTCCAATTTATCTATTCCATAGTTGCTGTGGCTGCCCTGTTCATCAGTTTTATTTCCAGCGGTCAGTGGGACATATTCTACAGTGTGTTGGTTCAGAACGTGATTGGATTCATTCTCGTAGTCCTTTTGAGTATATTATTGATCGGCACAATCACCAAGGCGTTACAGCGGAACAGGGAAGCCATTTTGCTTGCTACGGGATTCGGCACATTTGCCTTAATCAGTGTTGCTGAACTACTGTGGTATTACCAGCGAAATGGAACCTATCACCTGATCTGGTGGAAATGGTCGATGGTTGCCTTTGTAATTTCTCTTATTGCCATACTGGGAAGTCGATTTGCTGAAAAACATACCAAAGTGCTTGAATATTCCAAAGAATTGGAGTTGTTCAATAATGAATTGCAGCGCTCTGAGAAAATGGAGATTATTAGTGAACTGGCAGCTTCGGTTGCCCATGAAGTTCGTAATCCGCTGCAGGTGACTCGAGGGTTCCTTCAACTCATGACGGAGCAGGAGGACAACAAAAACAAGGGATATGTGCGAATTGCTCTGGAGGAGCTGGATCGGGCTTCTGGCATTATTACCGATTTTCTTACGTTTGCCAAACCCGAGTTTGATCATATTACCTCTCTGAATATCGGGGATGAGTTTAACCATATTGAAGGCATTCTTGTACCAATGGCTAATCTGGAAGGTGGTAAAATTACAACCGATATTCCTCCGAATCTATGGATCAGAGGCAATTCTTCCAAGTTCAAACAGGCTTTTATCAATATAATTAAGAACAGTATTGAAGCTTTGCAGGGACAAGGTCAGATTGATATCTGGGCCTATGCCCAGGATGGGTTCGTCAAAGTGCATGTCAGGGACAATGGGGAAGGCATGGATGAGGAAGCGCTGGTCCGGCTTGGAGAGCCATATTTCTCAAATAAAATTAAGGGAACGGGTCTTGGGATGATGGTCACCTTCCGAATCGTGGAGGCCATGCATGGGCAGATCAGCTTTACAAGCACAAAAGGGGTAGGAACGGAAGCTGTTGTATCTTTTGCCGAGTTCGTCGAATGACACTCGGCAGAAGCGTACAATGGCTTTTTTCGTTCACTACCCCATGTGTTATGAATACACGTTCAATTAAGCTTGCTTAACTTCTCCATGGTCCGCAGTTCACGTCATAATTCACTTTGGATGGATTGGGAGGAATCACGAGAACATAATCGTTCTGTTGTTCTTCAACAGTACGAACTTGAATGTGTTCAGGAATATCAATGCCAAATGCTTCACGAAGCGCCTGCTTCGGATTGGAGTGCAGCTGTTGTCTAAAGTGCTCATCTGTCCAGGCTTTCTCAATAATATCCTCATGCAACGTTTTTTCTGATACCATCATCGTCAACATTCCCTTCATATTTAAAATTCAACTGAACCAGCTCGCCTCTTGTGATCAGGAACCATGATGCTGCTCGCTCATCCAGTAATGAAACCCGCCTTGAAGTAGCATTTTCTTGTGCTGTTCAATGTTCTGAACAGCCTGTCCCAAAATGCTGCATAAGTAGGAATTAAACGCTTCGAGATGCGGAATTCCCAAGTTAGAAGATGTTAATTTCATGTTATATTGTCTGGCGATGTTAACATATGAGTTCATGAATTGAGTATTGTACACATTATCATGTACACATTCGCTTACAGGATGAGCCGGGTAAGGGTGTTCCAATGCTGTGGATATGTGGGAGAGGAAGCTGTTGTAATTTCCATGCACAGCATCTTGTTTCGTATCTGTGAAGTCATCTGTCATCTGGAGTGTCATCAATGCAATATTGACGGCAGAACATACCGAAGTAATGCGATGCCCTTGTTCCAAAAGAAGGAGTGAACCAGCTGTTCCAAGCTGAAGTGGGGCGGCTTTTTGTGCGATTAACAACGGGCTTCTCTTGAAATAATCAATGGAGTTCTCACCGGTGACACTCATGGCCCAATCCTCGACGTACTGCCTGAAATATGTCCAGAATGGAGAAGATAGGCTGAAAAGCTCCGAATATGCACAGAGGGCGTCCATATAGTATAGATTACCCAGTGATAACTTCAGTGTCGTATCTGCGGGGCGTTCATCCATAACTTCGTCCTGATTTAGAAAATATAACATATGCATGAGACAGGCAGTACTCAGTCTGTGTGCTTTCGCTTGGGGGAGTCCATCCGAGAGATGCATCCACAGCGGAATAATATAGCCAATATAGCTGTGACCCGAATCTCGTAACAAAGGATTGACCAAATGAATCTGTTCTAGTGCATGTTCTGACATTGGTTCAGGATATTTCTGTACCAGCTGCTCTGCCGCAGCGAACACCACCTCCACATCGGATTTAAACGGATCAAACCATTCTCTCCGCATCGTTTGGTTACGCCCTTCCCGTGATAAAGTGATTAAGGACTATTTGACTAGATCATGAAGTTACTGTAAGTATACCGGAAATGAATTGAAAAAAATAGGAGGTTTAGTGATGAATTGTGAAAAAAATAATGACTTTTTGTATTTTTATGGCATAAAAAAGGGGAAGTTAGGCTCAAACTAAGAGAGCATAGGATTTTGACATATGAAAGGCGGCAGAGAAATGAAATACAGATGGAAAATGTGGATGGCAGCCGGACTGGCAGCCATATTTATATCAACAACAAATGGACATATGGCGTTTGCTGATTCGAACAGAATTGTTGAGGAGCCCCATGCGGTGATATCTTCCACCTCCACAAATCAGACCAAGCCTTGTATGCAGGCAAGCCATGGCCTGTTTATGATTGGGGAGACCGCAGATTTACTCGGTATTGGGCTTCGGGACATGAAGGATCAGATGGAGCTTGGCAAAACGCTGACTCAGATTGCCAAAGAACGCAAGGGACTTAGTGAAGAACAATTATTGGAGAAGCTGAAGCCGTCGCTTTCTCAGCGATTGGATAAAGCTGCTGAAGAAGGCTGTCTCACGAAAGAGCAGGCAGCAGCAGCCAAAGCGGGTATGGATACCAAGCTGAAGAAGGTAATCAATACACCTCTGCGGGAATTAAGACGTGAGTTTGTTCACCATGGCAGCAGACGTCCGATGATGGACAAGGGAGCTATTGCGCGCTTTATCGGCATCACTCCAGAGCAACTTCATCAGCAGCTTCAGAGCGGGGAGTCGCTGGCTGAAATTGCTCAGGCAAAAGGCATCAGCGAAACGCAGCTGGTGGACAAGCTGAAGGAACAATTGACAGGTGACCTGAAGAGATTCGTCAATCAGAAAGGGAATGCACATCATGCTCCCGCTCCTCAGGATCCAGTACCCGGACGATCGGCTTCTACAGAAGTGAAGTGAGAAAAGAAAGAGCGTCTTCCACAAGGAAGACGCTCTTTTTCATCCAACGATGTCTAACTGGTTTCTGGGCTGCGATTAGAGCGGGCTGATGGATGAAGCTCAGGTGAACTTCTTTTGCCCAGAGCAACAGCACTTTCTTGCAGGCCCGGATGAATACGTTTTTTACGATACAGTCCGATGGTGAAGCGGGACCCGGGAAGTTTTGAAAGTCCCCAACTGATGGCAAGAGACAGTGCGGCAGTTACGACGAACGACAGTAGTGTTATGGGCAGATGCCAGCCACTGATCTGGAGCGGTCTGGTGACATAAGCGATTCCATAGATGACCAGTGCATGAACAAGGTACCCACCGAAGGAATATCGACCGATCCACGCCAGAAGACGTTGAAATGGTCTGTCTTTGTCACGCAGCAGTACAAGAAGTCCATAGAACATGAACAGCTGCGCCATAATAATCAAGAATGTCGTCGGTTTCAGATAGGTTGAAATATTCAGGTTGACGACATCTCCTGATCCCCGCAGCACATCGTAACCTAACCAGATATACATTCCAACGAACATACAAATCATCCAGGGCAGCACACGTGTAGTCCAGCTCCTCCAGCTATCGACCGACCAGGCACATACGGCGCCAAGCAAAAAGTAGAACGAGTACATAATCCATGAATAGGAACGATATTCCAGCAAACTCGACCAGGGTTGGGTTAAGGCTGTTGTCCACCCGCCCATATCATAGTAGGACCACTTCATCAGCAATGTGTACAGCGCTGACGCGGTGACAATCAGCACAATGACCGATTGCGTGGGATTAATACGGCTGAACTTTCCGATAGATCGTTGAATGAATTTGGCTCCTGTAAGAAACAGGGGGAACAAAATATAGAATTGGAACACCATAATGACAAACCACAGATGGTATCCTGTCTGTGGCAGGAACAGTTCGCGAACAAGACTACGGAAGTCCGGCGTACCCGAAAGCCAGAACTCGGGGGTGAATATCCGTACGGACAACCAATAGATGAACGTCCATACCACAAAGGGCACATAGATATCCCCAAACCGTTTACGAATAAACCGGGGGTAATCCGGTTTGGTGTGGCTGTGATGGTAGAACAAGAGTACTCCAGACAGAAACACAAATGTTGGCGTGCCAAAACGAGTCAGATGATAAATCATGATCAGCATGATGGAATCCGGTTGTTGAATATCAGGACGATATATATATTCCGCGATGTTATGCTGCATCACAATGGCGAGAAATGCGAGGCCTCGCAGTTGGGTCCATTCCATGATTCGCGGTTTATTCACGTGTATTCCTCCTTCGTGGTTCCGGAATTCATCATTTAAGGGTACCTGCTGAACATTAAGGCTGCATTAAATGGGGAAAATAGGTATAAGAAAAGACGGCCTTAGCCGCCTTTAAATCAAAATTTATTGCTAAACTTGCTTCTTTTTGTTTTCATCCAATTTAGTTTAAGTCTTGTATTTTCGTCGATTGATCCTCTGAAGATTTCGCATCTTCCTCAAATAAATTCTGAATGTAGCTATGGAGTTTCGGTTTATTTACACCAAGTACCTGAGCAGAACCTACAAGCTCGTTCGTTAACAGCTTGTTTGGGGGAATCTGTTGTTTATCGATTTCATTCACGTTGATATCGAATCCGAGCGAAGCCAATTTTAACATCTGCGTTGGGCTGAGGTCTGTTTCAACATAGGGAGCGATGGCTTCCAATATTTCAGGGATTTTGAATAGTGAAGTTGTGCTTTGCATCTTCTTGGCCAGTTCAGTCATGAAAATCCGCTGCCGCTCTGTGCGGGTAAAATCGGAGGTGGCATCATGTCTGAAACGGACATACTGGAGAGCGGTTTTTCCGTCCATATGCTGCAGTCCCTTTTTAAGATCAATATCGTACATATGCTTGTCTGCTTTACTGGTGTAATACATGTCTTTCTCCACATCAATGTCAATCCCGCCTACAGCGTCAACCAGTGCCATAAACCCGGTGAAGTCCGTGTAGACGTAATGCTGAATGGGAATACCGAGCAGGTTACCCACGGTTTGTTTGGTCAGATCAGCACCCCCATAAGAAAAAGCTGCATTAAGTCTGCTCTTTCCATGGCCTGGAATCTCAACATAGGTGTCCCGCAGAACAGAGAAGAGGTGGGCTTTCTTGGAGATCGGATCAATGGAAGCGACCATGACGGAGTCTGAACGGCCGGCATCATCCCCCCTGGAATCTCCACCTAGAAGCAGGATGTTCACCCGTTCTTTCCCGTCCCATTTAGGAAGTGGTGTGGATGGGGATTCTGCGTTTTGATCTGTCCCTGAAGATGAATCGGAGGGAGAAGTCGTACCGGAAGCGGTCGAGATGCTATTGGCAAAATGAACGATCGAATATCCGTAGTATACAATGACACCCGTTACGGCAAGTGCCAGGGTCAGGGCGGTCCCCCATAACCATTTCTTAAGCATAATCTTCACCTTTCTATGAATGAACTGATATGTAACCCAAACTATTTTAACAAAAAGAAAGAGAAATGTCCCCTTTGATTTCGAATGTTCGGTTGGGAGCAGGAATATTTGACAAATAGTTTGTAGCTATTTATCATTTATCATGTAAAAAATAATCATGGTTTTTGTAATGGAGGTATTAAACGGCTATTATGAATCAATCCATATTTAATTGGATCAATCAGTTTGCAGACCGAATTCCGTTCCTGGACTGGTTTATGGTTACATCGGCTGAATATGCCGTCTGGGTTATGATTGGACTGCTTGTCATTGTATGGTTTCTCGGTGAACCTTCCAAGCAACGAATTGTATTTTATGCATGTGTAGCTTCGATTGTAGCGCTTAGTCTGGCCAAATGGGGAATTTCACCTATGGTGGGTCATCCGCGGCCATTTATGGAAGGTACGGTGAATCAACTGGTACCGCATGTACCAGATCCATCTTTCCCAAGCAAACATGCTTCTTTTGTTTTTGCTCTAGCTGCGGCATCTTTCTTCATCGGACGTCGCTTTGGATTATGGATGTTGTTGCTCGCTTTACTGACAGGAGTATCACGTGTATATGTAGGTGTACATTATCCTGGGGATATTCTGGGTGGGTTCATTCTGGGTAGTTTGGTCAGTGTAATCTTGATTGTTACGCGCAATTACACGAAGTCGGTTCCCGATTTTTTCATCAACCTTCATCGTCGGATTTTCCGTTAAAACGCAGAATATGTAGGTTAGGAAGGGAACTTTCGCTTACGAAGCCTTACGTTTTTGGTACGCCAAAGACGTAAGGCTTTTTGTGTTTATTTCGAAGTTAACTGAAATTTATAAAAATCGAATTCGAATATCTACAATTCATGGCGATCTGTGTCGATATACTATAAATATGTACTAGTTGAGGAGTGGGGAACATGAAAGAGCCGCAGGGAAGCGTAACGGGAAAATTGAGATTAACAATTCGGATGAAATTACTGACCGGGTTTCTGGTGGTAGTGGCTTTACTGGCTGTAGTCAGTATTTATGCGTTGACCCAAATTCACGATATGTCCAAAAAGGCCGATGAAATCGACAAGATGTGGATGCCCAGTGTAAGCCTGCTCGGGATGATGAATGGCGACATTTCCGACGTTGAACGGCTTGCTCTTGCCGTAATCGTTGAAACGAATCAGAGTGAAATTACCAAGATGAATGAAGCATTGGAGCAACTTCAAGCCAAGATTGAGAATGAGCGCAAAGAACTGGTCCCACTCATTTCTGGCAGTACCGAAGCAAATGAACTGTACAATACGTTTAGTACGAACTATGAGGCTTATCTGGCGAAAATGCCAGTATTTATTGAATTGGGCAGGGCTAACAACTTTGAGGATGCCAGCAGATTGCATTCAGAGGCCTATCCGCTTTGGTTTACAGCGAATGATGCCATTGCTCAATTGATTACGATGGGAAATACATTGTCGGATCAAGCTACGAATACATCAGTTGAGTCCGCTGAACAAGCATTCAATGTTATATTGGCAGTAACCATTGTTGCTTTCCTGGTTGCCATGTTTATTGCTTTCTTTATTGCGAGCATCATTTCAAATCCAATCAAGAAGATGAATGCAGCAGCCATGCTTATTGCCAATGGTGACTTGACCAGTGAGAAGATTGTTCTCAAGAACAAGGATGAACTGGGAACGCTGGCGGATTCCTTCAATATAATGACTGGCAACCTTCGCGCAATGATTCAATCGGTATCGTTCACATCCGAACAGGTAGCAGCCTCTTCAGAGGAACTCCTTGCGAGTGCAGAGCAGAATACGAAGGCTTCGGAACAGATTTCCGAAACGGTTGAAGAACTGGCCGTAGGTACTTCTGATCAAGTGGACATGGTGAAGCGGTCTTCACAGGCAATGAGTGAGATGGCGCTTGGTTCGGAACAGATCGCCGAGCTTGCCCAAAGTGTATCCGTATCTGCCGTTGATGCAGCGAATCAGTCTGCCGAAGGAAACATGATTATTCAGCAAGCTGTTGAACAGATGGGTTCTGTTCGCAATTCCATTGCATCACTGACAGAACTGGTTACAGGGCTGGGAGAACGTTCTGCAGAGATTGGTACCATTACTGAGGTGATCAACAATATCGCTCGCCAGACCAATCTCCTTGCCCTCAATGCAGCGATTGAAGCGGCACGTGCAGGTGAGCACGGACGTGGTTTCGCGGTTGTAGCCGGAGAAGTGCGAAAGCTGGCAGAGGAGTCTTCTACATCTGCACAACGAATTACGGATCTCGTGCAATTGATTCAGAAGGATACAGACCATGCCGTACAGGCTGTGAAAGTGAACAGCAATGAAACGGAGGCCGGAATTGAGATTGTAACAGCGGCAGGACAAGCCTTTGAGCAGATTTCAAGTGCGGTTAATAAGGTGGCGGGTGAGATTCAGGAAGTATCCGCAGGTTCGGAGGAAATGTCAGCAAGTACGAATGAAGTTGTAGGATATGTGGATCAGATCTCCAATATTGCTGGAGAAGCAGCAGGCGGAGTGCATAATGTATCCGCTGCAACCCAGCAGCAGCTGGCTTCCATGGAAGAGATTGCTTCGTCTGCAGGCTCTTTGTCCAAAATGGCAGAAGAGCTGCAGGAGCAAATCAACAAATTCAGAGTGTAAACGAGTGAAAAGACAGAATGGTCAGACTGGATAGTACCAGGATTGTCATTCAGCCTGTAGCAAGGATTATACGAAACTTCAGGACGGTTTCTCATATCGTGTCCATCGATATGAGAGGCTGTCTTTTTGGTTATATCCATAACCGAACATGTCACAACAATGTTATTCCAGAAGTCACCAGCGCTGATATTTCAACTGAAGTAAAAGGTTATAATGGTAATTAATGGTGGAAAATACATGGAGTCACACCATAGAAAGGAGCGGGTCATATTACATCCGTGTAATTGGAAAATTACGAGACGACGATTGTAAAAGGAGATGAATGGTTGAACATGAAGGGAAGCTGGTGGAGACGAGTCGCTATTCTCGCGTTATCGGCAGGGCTACTGGCAGGAAGTATTTCCATACAGGCATGGAATGGCAAGGCAGATGCGGCTGCCGGAAACCATAACTATGCTGAAGCATTACAGAAAGCCGTTTACTTTTATGAAACCCAGCGTTCAGGGAAACTGCCAGAAGACAACCGGGTAGAATGGCGCGGTGATTCCGGATTGAATGACGGATCGGATGTTGGGGTCGATCTGACCGGAGGATGGTATGATGCCGGTGATCACGTAAAATTCGGTCTGCCCATGGCTTATTCTGCCACGATGTTAGCCTGGTCCGTCGTGGAATACCGCGAGGGATACGAGCAGGCAGGACAACTGGATGCCATGAAGGATAATTTGAAATGGGCCACAGACTATTTTGTGAAAGCGCATACGAAACCGAATGAACTATGGGGACAAGTCGGAGCGGGAAATACCGACCATTCCTGGTGGGGACCGGCTGAAGTGATGCAGATGAATCGCCCGGCCTTTAAGATCGATGCATCCTGTCCAGGTAGTGAACTTGCAGGAGAGACAGCGGCAGCACTTGCAGCTTCGTCCATCGTGTTTCGGGACAGTGATCCGGCCTATGCTGACAAACTGCTGAAACATGCCAAGGAGTTATATAGCTTGGGGGATACGTACCGTGGGAAGTATACAGATTGCATCACAGATGCCCAGTCGTTCTACAACTCATGGACGGGTTATGAAGATGAGCTTGCATGGGCAGCAACATGGTTATATATGGCGACAAATGATAGCGCTTACTTGTCCAAAGCGATTGCCACAGCGAATCAGTGGCAGGCGGATGGGCAGAACGGGAACTGGGCTTACACATGGACCCAGGGCTGGGATGACAAACATTATGGAGCTCAGATTTTGCTGGCTCGCATTACGTCCAGCCTGAACATGCCGGAAGCGGCACGGTTTATTCAATCGACAGAGCGAAATCTCGATTACTGGTCTGTAGGCACGAATGGAGAACGTATCAAGTATACACCCGGCGGGTTGGCCTGGCTTGATACATGGGGATCGCTCCGTTATGCAGCGAATGCATCGTTCATTGCTTTTGTGTATTCCGATTGGGTCAGTGATCCGGTGAAGAAAACAAGGTATCAGAACTTTGCCGTATCTCAAATGAACTACATTTTGGGGGATAATCCACGCCAGAGCAGTTATGTGGTTGGCTATGGTCAGAATCCGCCGAAACATCCGCATCACCGAACCTCTCACGGCTCATGGGCGAACAGTGACAGTGTTCCTTCTGATCACCGTCACATCCTGTACGGCGCCATGGTTGGTGGACCCGATGCAGCAGATGCCTACACCGATTCCATTGGAGATTATGTAAGCAATGAGGTGGCAACCGATTATAATGCGGGATTTACAGGTGCGTTAGCCAAGATGAATCTGCTGTATGGACAGAATGATCAGCCCATCGCGAACTTTCCGGCTCCCGAAGTGAAGACGGATGAATTCTTTGTCGAAGCTGCTGTGAAGGCATCGGGTTCCAACTATACCGAAATTAAGGCTCAACTGAACAATCGTTCGGGCTGGCCAGCACGTATGGGGGATAAATTGTCCTTCCGATATTACATCGATCTGAGTGAAGTGTATGCCGCAGGATATACCGTTTCCGACGTTAATATTACAACTACCTACACCGAGGGGGCTACCGTATCCCAGCCAGTTGTGGTTGATGCGACGAATAGAATCTATGCGATTACTGCCGATTTCACCGGAACCAAAATCTATCCAGGCGGGGAGGGACATTATCGTAAAGAGGTGGTGTTCCGCATTACCGGGCCACAAGGCGCCTGGAATGCAAATAATGATCATTCATTCCAGGGCTTGGGCACGGGCAATGTGGCGAAGAGCATATATCTTCCGGTATACGATGCAGGCAATCGGATTTATGGCCAGGAGCCTGATGCCACATCGGTTGTCACGCCTGTTGCACCTTCGGGGGTTCAAGCCATAGCAGGGAACGCTCAGGTCATCCTGAACTGGGCTGCATCACCTGGGGCAGCATCGTACACCGTGAAACGCGCTGAGGTGAGTGGGGGGCCATATACTTCTGTAGCGACAGGAGTGAGTGGATTGACGTACACGAACACGGAGCTGACGAACGGAAAGACCTATTATTATGTCGTGACAGCTGTGAATACAGCTGGCGAGTCGTCTGGATCTTCGCCAGTCTTCGCCACACCTCAGGCGGGACCATCTGTGCCGGGCACGCTTGAAGTGCAGTATCGTCACGGAGGGTCAGGTGCTTCCGGCAATGCGGTGACTCCGCAGTTTAATCTAAAAAACACAGGGACTCAGGTTATTGATCTGAGTACCGTGAAGCTCCGATATTATTTTACGAA from Paenibacillus sp. JNUCC-31 includes:
- a CDS encoding sensor histidine kinase; this encodes MKNVPKAISILWMSLLIMLCLPHGIISANAGEVKRPVSITGWEVKWGNANDQGFISEVQGSDEIWEKQSAEKMEYSIIDPPSGSLWTRVTIPEISDDSSAIRFENIKGNHIVIYLEDRKVYENYHYNYDNNAVLLPLSSENSGGALYVWSENEKGRLGIYGTVQVGSYATLQEKYIHNGLLDVILGATFVFTAITMLSCTFFLGKFHKGLWISLCIVMGSIGTMIITYSQFLYTFYQVYGNLYSVLFDLAMLMGMPALCYFFEQIIGPGPYGIFTKLRKFQFIYSIVAVAALFISFISSGQWDIFYSVLVQNVIGFILVVLLSILLIGTITKALQRNREAILLATGFGTFALISVAELLWYYQRNGTYHLIWWKWSMVAFVISLIAILGSRFAEKHTKVLEYSKELELFNNELQRSEKMEIISELAASVAHEVRNPLQVTRGFLQLMTEQEDNKNKGYVRIALEELDRASGIITDFLTFAKPEFDHITSLNIGDEFNHIEGILVPMANLEGGKITTDIPPNLWIRGNSSKFKQAFINIIKNSIEALQGQGQIDIWAYAQDGFVKVHVRDNGEGMDEEALVRLGEPYFSNKIKGTGLGMMVTFRIVEAMHGQISFTSTKGVGTEAVVSFAEFVE
- a CDS encoding NHLP leader peptide family RiPP precursor → MMVSEKTLHEDIIEKAWTDEHFRQQLHSNPKQALREAFGIDIPEHIQVRTVEEQQNDYVLVIPPNPSKVNYDVNCGPWRS
- a CDS encoding acyltransferase, with protein sequence MNKPRIMEWTQLRGLAFLAIVMQHNIAEYIYRPDIQQPDSIMLIMIYHLTRFGTPTFVFLSGVLLFYHHSHTKPDYPRFIRKRFGDIYVPFVVWTFIYWLSVRIFTPEFWLSGTPDFRSLVRELFLPQTGYHLWFVIMVFQFYILFPLFLTGAKFIQRSIGKFSRINPTQSVIVLIVTASALYTLLMKWSYYDMGGWTTALTQPWSSLLEYRSYSWIMYSFYFLLGAVCAWSVDSWRSWTTRVLPWMICMFVGMYIWLGYDVLRGSGDVVNLNISTYLKPTTFLIIMAQLFMFYGLLVLLRDKDRPFQRLLAWIGRYSFGGYLVHALVIYGIAYVTRPLQISGWHLPITLLSFVVTAALSLAISWGLSKLPGSRFTIGLYRKKRIHPGLQESAVALGKRSSPELHPSARSNRSPETS
- a CDS encoding LCP family protein; amino-acid sequence: MLKKWLWGTALTLALAVTGVIVYYGYSIVHFANSISTASGTTSPSDSSSGTDQNAESPSTPLPKWDGKERVNILLLGGDSRGDDAGRSDSVMVASIDPISKKAHLFSVLRDTYVEIPGHGKSRLNAAFSYGGADLTKQTVGNLLGIPIQHYVYTDFTGFMALVDAVGGIDIDVEKDMYYTSKADKHMYDIDLKKGLQHMDGKTALQYVRFRHDATSDFTRTERQRIFMTELAKKMQSTTSLFKIPEILEAIAPYVETDLSPTQMLKLASLGFDINVNEIDKQQIPPNKLLTNELVGSAQVLGVNKPKLHSYIQNLFEEDAKSSEDQSTKIQDLN
- a CDS encoding undecaprenyl-diphosphatase; amino-acid sequence: MNQSIFNWINQFADRIPFLDWFMVTSAEYAVWVMIGLLVIVWFLGEPSKQRIVFYACVASIVALSLAKWGISPMVGHPRPFMEGTVNQLVPHVPDPSFPSKHASFVFALAAASFFIGRRFGLWMLLLALLTGVSRVYVGVHYPGDILGGFILGSLVSVILIVTRNYTKSVPDFFINLHRRIFR
- a CDS encoding methyl-accepting chemotaxis protein — protein: MKEPQGSVTGKLRLTIRMKLLTGFLVVVALLAVVSIYALTQIHDMSKKADEIDKMWMPSVSLLGMMNGDISDVERLALAVIVETNQSEITKMNEALEQLQAKIENERKELVPLISGSTEANELYNTFSTNYEAYLAKMPVFIELGRANNFEDASRLHSEAYPLWFTANDAIAQLITMGNTLSDQATNTSVESAEQAFNVILAVTIVAFLVAMFIAFFIASIISNPIKKMNAAAMLIANGDLTSEKIVLKNKDELGTLADSFNIMTGNLRAMIQSVSFTSEQVAASSEELLASAEQNTKASEQISETVEELAVGTSDQVDMVKRSSQAMSEMALGSEQIAELAQSVSVSAVDAANQSAEGNMIIQQAVEQMGSVRNSIASLTELVTGLGERSAEIGTITEVINNIARQTNLLALNAAIEAARAGEHGRGFAVVAGEVRKLAEESSTSAQRITDLVQLIQKDTDHAVQAVKVNSNETEAGIEIVTAAGQAFEQISSAVNKVAGEIQEVSAGSEEMSASTNEVVGYVDQISNIAGEAAGGVHNVSAATQQQLASMEEIASSAGSLSKMAEELQEQINKFRV